AGAATCGGCCGAGAATTTCAAAAGACGTTTCGGACACTATCCAGAAGCCATATTGGCTGATCAAATCTATCGCAATCGTGAAAATCGGGAATTTTGCGCAAAAAAGGGAATCCGCCTTAGTGGCCCCGCTCTTGGTCGCCCAACAAAGGCAAATGCAAAACAATTAAAACAACTGGCCAAACAGGATGCATCGGAACGCAACTCAGTGGAAGGGAAATTTGGAGAAGGTAAACGTCGCTATGGAATGGGGCTTATTTCAACAAACAAGTTAAACAGTAATTTCCCTACAATTACTGGTTATGAACCTGGAGCATAAGCTACGCCTTCTTTTTATTATTTTTTCAATTGTTGTGTAGAAATTAAATGGGCTGTTTAGTGAATCGTTCAGCAGACCCTATTTAGCAAAGAAACATAGATTTATGTACAACGTGAAATTTGCGTGTTAAAACGCTTGTTAAAAACAATGTTATTTTAACTGTAATATGTGCTACTAATAATGATTTGTTCTATTTTTGAGAAAAGTTTTCTGGTATTATATGTTAAAATATAGATAGAAGAACAGCACAGGCTTGTTCAACTAACAGGCAGAATAATTTAAGAATCCATATCGGGCATACTAACCTTTAATGATTTTTTCTGATTGGAGATGTAGGTTATGATTACAATTGCTAATGCTGAAAGCCACCTCAAAAATAGAACTGGTGAAATCACAAATGATGTTCAAAAAATATGGGAAGAGTTTAAGTCATTTGCAAAAGAAACTGTTGTAGGTGAAGAAGAAAAAGCCATATTATTTCAGTGTGGGGTGTATGACTTCACAGGTGAAAAACTATTTTATTATGATTTTGTTAGACAATTCACTGATGGAAATGGTGATATTCAACAATTACATTGTGAATTCGTTTTTGAACCGATTAAGGAGTTAAAGAAATTAGAAGCATCTGAATGGTATTTTGACACAGATGGTGATATAGATGACTTTTTTAATGAAATAGAAAATCTTGATGAATTCAAAGTTCCAATGAACCATACTCCACTTAGATTTAATTTATATCAAGAAGAGGCTTAACATCTTTCACTAACGGGTGCATTAGCACAATAACGACACTTCAATCTAGGTGTTATAAAACATGATAGTTAGAAATATCGGTGATATAATATTGGTAAAGAGTAAAAGGGGTGGAGCATGTTATGAAGTGGTCAGAAGTTAGGAGTATGTACCCAAACCAATATGTTAAAATTAACATCCTTGACTTTTACCTAGAAGATGATAAAAAGATTGTAACTGATGTTGCGTTAATTAATGTAATTGAAGATCCTAAATTAGCTACTAAAGAGTTACTCAAATCTAAGGGTGATACTATTGTTTATCATACAGGTGCTGAAGAAATAGTAATCGAGATGAGAAGAGCAATAGGTTTAAGAGGTATGCGATTATGAAGTTAGACTTTGTGAGTCATCTACTAGAAGTTGAAATGAAGATTTCTTACAAAGGACAAAGAAAAACAATTGATAAACTTGTAATTGATACAGGTGCAGCTCATACTCTTATTTCATCTGATATTGTTGACGAGATAGGCATATACTTTGAGAATGGGGATCCTCTTGTAAGTTCTTATGGAATTGGCGGTGAAGAGTATTCTTTCCGAAAAACAGTTGATTTCATTAAGCTGGATAATTATGAAATTCCTGATATGAAGTTAGATTTTGGGAATATATCTGATTGGGGAATCAATGGTCTAATAGGACTCGATATATTAATGAATGGACAGTTCATTATTGATTTAGGAAAATTAGAATTACTCCAAAATTAATATTGCGGATCTATTGAAGCAACAACTGTTCTTCTCTAATCGAAATCCAATAGATGCGATTCAAATTTTCACGGTGCTAGGAATCATAAAAATATATAAGCCAATATACATCATAGCTTGGGATTAATGCTATGATGTTATTTTTTAAAACAATGATATTGTGAAGTAATGTACTGCGCGAAACGTTTCCTTATAAGTGCCAAAACACGAAATAGGAGAATTGCTATTAAGCAATTACAACTAATTAACTGAAACTTGGAATGAAAGCCGTCATGTTGAGCTGAAACGAGTTATCTGATCCTCCTACATGCACATAATGATAGTAGTTAGAATGTGTATGAAGCTAGGTAAAGTCGGCTGAAATGAACCTAAGTTGCTTACCTAGAATATGGTTTGTGATAGGCCGGGATGCTACAAAATATCTACGGTGAGAATGTCCAATTGGACTGACGAACTTGCGGATGTACGGGTCTAGAAACTAATACGCTCGAAAGGCGTATGCTGCGAACGCAGTGTCAAACACCGAAAAGTACGAGTAGTGTATAGGAACTTCGGGATATCTAACAAATGAGGATATAGGTTGGCAGGCTTAAAGTGAGCACCTACGGATATATGTAAAGCTAGGTTAATCGGAACGTTGTAAGTAAGAAACATCTACTATTAAACGACTACTATCGGGATGGTGTCTATAAGATAATTATTTATCGAAGTGACTTTATTCTTGCGAAAGTAGGGACACAGTACCGTTGAAGCGTGTAACGAACGTGGAGGGATAGTCCCAAGTCTTCTCTTTGAAAACTAACATAACTAAATGAAACTCACATGGTCGAGTAAGATGATGGGATTTTCCGCAAGGAAGGAGAAACAATCCATCGGTGAGTACAGCTTTACGACATGCAGAATATTACGGTATGCAAGACATATTTGATGACCTTTATGAGCGAAGTAAAAACAATGCTACAAAGGGTTTAAGGCTATATGAACATATCATATCAAAAGACAATATCTTATTAGCCTTTCGGAACATTAAAGCGAATACAGGTTCAAAAACAGCTGGAACTGACGGCATCACGATTGACCAATACAAGATTGAAAACGCTGATGAATTTATCGAGGAAATCCGAAAAACATTACAGAATTATAAACCTCAAACGGTACGAAGGGTTGAGATACCAAAACCTAGTGGCAAGAAACGCCCATTAGGAATTCCAACTATGAGAGATAGATTAATTCAACAGATGTTCAAACAAGTATTAGAGCCAATATGTGAAGCTAAATTTTATCACCATTCATATGGTTTTAGACCAAATAGGTCAACTCATCATGTAATGGCTAGATGTCAGTTCTTAGTCAATAATGTGAAGTTGCATCATGTAGTAGACATTGATATACAAGGTTTCTTTGACAACGTGAACCATTCAAAGTTAATTAAACAAATGTACAGTATAGGCATACGGGACAAAAGAGTTTTAACGATTGTCTCGAAAATGCTAAAAGCACCAATAAAAGGCGTAGGTGTTCCAACTAAAGGAACCCCGCAAGGGGGAATATTATCTCCTCTTTTATCAAACATTGTTTTAAATGATTTAGATTGGTGGATAGCTAACCAATGGGAATGCTTAAAAACAAAACAAACTTATACACCTTGCGGTAAATTAAGGGCGTTAAAGAGAACGAATCTCAAACAAATGTATATCGTCAGATATGCAGATGATTTCAAGATTTTCACGAATTCCCCTAAGTTAGCTATCAAGATATACCATGCCACCAAAGGATACCTAAAGAATCAATTAAACCTTGATATATCAACTGAGAAATCAGCGATTACTAATCTTAGAAAGAGAAAATCTGATTTTCTAGGTTTTTCTCTCAAAGCAGTAGCTAAGCGTAATAAGTATGTAGCCAACACACACGTTATGGATAAAAAGATGAAAAATATACTAGAAAAACTTAGATGTTTAATTCGCAAAATCCAAAATAAGCCAACGCCACATACTGTCATGGATTATAACGCTTATATTCTCGGAATAAAAAACTACTTCAAGGTTGCGACTCATATTAATATAGATTTTGGAAAAATATCCTATCTTCTATTGAA
This DNA window, taken from Bacillaceae bacterium S4-13-56, encodes the following:
- a CDS encoding retropepsin-like aspartic protease, producing the protein MKLDFVSHLLEVEMKISYKGQRKTIDKLVIDTGAAHTLISSDIVDEIGIYFENGDPLVSSYGIGGEEYSFRKTVDFIKLDNYEIPDMKLDFGNISDWGINGLIGLDILMNGQFIIDLGKLELLQN
- the ltrA gene encoding group II intron reverse transcriptase/maturase; this translates as MSTALRHAEYYGMQDIFDDLYERSKNNATKGLRLYEHIISKDNILLAFRNIKANTGSKTAGTDGITIDQYKIENADEFIEEIRKTLQNYKPQTVRRVEIPKPSGKKRPLGIPTMRDRLIQQMFKQVLEPICEAKFYHHSYGFRPNRSTHHVMARCQFLVNNVKLHHVVDIDIQGFFDNVNHSKLIKQMYSIGIRDKRVLTIVSKMLKAPIKGVGVPTKGTPQGGILSPLLSNIVLNDLDWWIANQWECLKTKQTYTPCGKLRALKRTNLKQMYIVRYADDFKIFTNSPKLAIKIYHATKGYLKNQLNLDISTEKSAITNLRKRKSDFLGFSLKAVAKRNKYVANTHVMDKKMKNILEKLRCLIRKIQNKPTPHTVMDYNAYILGIKNYFKVATHINIDFGKISYLLLKTMYNRLKPIGKYGKPIKPSDTYKKLHKNNFRTYKIAGAYLFPLGDIQTRNAMNFSQDICNYTKEGRLKLHQNLRADVAIEINKMLQIPYGKDNLENADNRISRYSMQLGKCAVTGEFLISNQVHCHHKIPRHMGGTDEFNNLVIVHKDVHRLIHATSEKTIERYRNILQLDGKQLKKLNQFRKVCNLVTLV